In a genomic window of Methanosarcina horonobensis HB-1 = JCM 15518:
- a CDS encoding DUF432 domain-containing protein — MYGYYDPPFSVEQEGISISVERTGDRWTYRRKSGKDEVEKLILGDRKRIIINPVEPLNTPKEITPNLLIEFEKTLLLAGGEKKQIFLTFPVEIGIFIQEAGNKSPQLVDVLSLARQKFTLYGEVSNGVVCKHWKSRLYSVFPLLNPLQEGIMELTLRNASSDWASISKAVFSAYGMKLYYDGDVFMKARMDILNRNTAETGFEMQPISGESKGYLVKDQKIRKEAFGVYGLRKLGFVPLKFYMGWGF, encoded by the coding sequence ATGTACGGCTATTACGATCCCCCCTTTTCAGTAGAACAGGAAGGAATCTCTATCTCTGTGGAAAGAACTGGAGATAGATGGACATACAGGAGGAAATCTGGAAAAGATGAAGTGGAAAAACTTATCCTTGGAGATAGAAAACGCATCATCATAAATCCGGTTGAACCTCTAAATACTCCAAAAGAAATTACTCCAAATCTGCTGATAGAGTTTGAAAAAACCCTGCTCCTTGCAGGTGGGGAGAAAAAACAGATTTTTTTAACTTTTCCTGTTGAGATAGGCATTTTCATTCAGGAAGCAGGCAACAAGAGCCCTCAACTTGTGGATGTGCTCAGTCTGGCGAGGCAGAAATTTACCCTTTACGGAGAGGTTTCAAACGGAGTTGTCTGTAAGCACTGGAAAAGCAGGTTATACTCTGTTTTTCCTTTACTTAATCCTCTGCAGGAAGGCATTATGGAGCTTACTCTGAGAAATGCCTCCTCTGATTGGGCTTCAATCTCAAAAGCCGTTTTCAGTGCATACGGGATGAAGCTCTACTATGACGGGGATGTCTTCATGAAAGCCCGTATGGACATACTCAACAGGAACACGGCTGAAACAGGTTTTGAGATGCAGCCAATTAGCGGAGAGTCGAAGGGTTATCTTGTGAAAGACCAGAAGATCAGGAAAGAGGCTTTCGGTGTTTACGGCCTCCGGAAGCTTGGCTTCGTACCACTTAAATTTTATATGGGGTGGGGCTTTTGA
- a CDS encoding cysteine hydrolase family protein, giving the protein MGEKLKALIIMDMTNDFVFEKYEHEGEEYEGKLVAPLGKSIMEPIAALVRKAVNSRTVSLFRLSKDHYDAFTNPELELKIAELGIDEVFMTGLVDEVCIHLNALGFLERGFRTNIVKGCTAPFDPEKGKKALKEASACGAKMVYDIPDDIGVILLLEDEHTEDSEEIKSGSWPPHAMKGTPGALTVKPIREALEGRKQK; this is encoded by the coding sequence TTGGGTGAAAAATTGAAAGCTCTGATAATTATGGATATGACAAATGACTTCGTATTCGAGAAATATGAACATGAAGGAGAGGAATACGAGGGCAAGCTTGTAGCCCCGCTTGGGAAGTCAATCATGGAGCCTATTGCAGCCCTGGTAAGAAAAGCAGTTAACAGCAGGACCGTCTCTCTTTTCAGGCTTTCGAAAGACCACTACGATGCATTTACAAATCCAGAACTTGAACTGAAGATAGCAGAGCTCGGAATTGACGAAGTATTTATGACAGGTCTTGTTGATGAGGTCTGCATTCACCTGAACGCTCTTGGTTTTCTCGAGAGAGGTTTTCGGACAAATATCGTAAAAGGCTGTACTGCTCCCTTTGATCCGGAAAAAGGAAAAAAGGCTCTGAAGGAAGCCAGTGCCTGCGGGGCAAAGATGGTTTATGATATCCCTGACGATATAGGTGTAATCCTGCTTCTCGAAGACGAACATACGGAAGATTCGGAAGAAATAAAATCCGGAAGCTGGCCTCCCCATGCTATGAAAGGAACACCGGGAGCCCTTACAGTTAAACCTATCAGAGAAGCACTTGAGGGCAGAAAACAAAAATAA
- a CDS encoding mechanosensitive ion channel family protein has protein sequence MGLLILPDTNFLDLGLPTSNGTVTLGSLLKFVVILSFWMIFSRILTIYLRRSLKDRVSKDVGEPILKLLYYGSLIVVFISILPLIGIDPSGLLLAGGVAGIVIGFASQNIVGNLVSGCFLMFERPIKIGDQVEINGIAGYVTDIRIISTLMRTYDGLLVRIPNQQVFTTNITNIVGHPVRRFEYTIRIRYSDDASAAIWLIKDLIDKEPFALLSPSPSVFVNDLGDSWVNITVRIWAPVSEWFGLKTRLLWNIKKTLEENGIEIPYPQRVLHIKSETEKKPQVAEEPKENEFEKNEPVLNFEERVLN, from the coding sequence GTGGGGCTTTTGATCCTTCCTGATACTAATTTTCTTGACCTTGGCCTACCTACTTCAAATGGTACGGTTACTCTGGGATCTTTGCTAAAGTTTGTAGTCATTCTTTCGTTCTGGATGATTTTTTCCAGAATTCTCACAATTTACCTGCGAAGGTCTCTTAAAGACCGGGTCAGTAAGGACGTGGGCGAGCCTATTCTCAAACTTCTTTACTATGGTTCTCTCATAGTGGTTTTTATCTCGATACTTCCTCTAATAGGAATTGACCCCTCCGGGCTTCTGCTTGCAGGAGGAGTTGCAGGTATCGTGATCGGTTTTGCAAGCCAGAACATTGTCGGAAATCTGGTTTCGGGCTGCTTCCTTATGTTTGAAAGGCCCATAAAAATAGGGGATCAGGTAGAGATCAACGGGATAGCTGGCTATGTCACCGATATCCGCATAATTTCCACCCTTATGCGAACCTATGACGGCCTCCTTGTCCGCATTCCAAACCAGCAGGTGTTTACGACAAACATCACAAATATAGTGGGACACCCGGTAAGAAGATTTGAATACACGATCAGAATTCGCTATAGTGACGATGCCAGTGCTGCAATATGGCTGATCAAGGACCTTATAGATAAAGAGCCATTTGCTCTCCTGAGCCCTTCTCCATCAGTCTTTGTAAACGACCTTGGGGACAGCTGGGTCAATATCACAGTAAGGATCTGGGCTCCTGTTAGCGAGTGGTTCGGATTGAAAACAAGACTCCTGTGGAACATTAAAAAAACCCTTGAAGAAAACGGGATCGAAATTCCCTACCCACAGCGCGTACTTCATATTAAATCCGAAACGGAAAAAAAACCTCAGGTAGCTGAAGAGCCGAAAGAAAATGAATTTGAGAAAAATGAGCCTGTGTTGAACTTTGAAGAAAGAGTGTTAAATTGA
- a CDS encoding NosD domain-containing protein yields MVKKHNCFFFLALTCLLLGQATAVSENLTSIENGSVTSGNNTSIIVESNVLSTFENNNSNYYENDESVPPENHSSKLFSLAPLNPEFEEYLENEGLDENRILLTSNEVSEEEAENFATGLTPAPVDLTHLKTVENLAGEGSYPVSYDLRALGRVTPIRDQMDAGSCWAFGACAALESYILGTEGKSMDFSENNIKNLLSEDYPEGFDRTYDDGGNALMTTAYFTRRSGPVSETDDPYDSHSGISRTDLPSLKRIQEVLFIPARSGPEDNDLIKWALMNYGVVGSAIYYSPDAYDATNFTYYYPGSNSENHLIGIAGWDDSFDRNRFTPAAPGDGAFIIKNSWSTSWGEEGFFYISYYDTAIGSINNVQTTEDLSSYSHVYQYDPLGWVENIGASGSSTAWAANIFTAEKAETLETVSFYTTATSTEYEVYIYTDPVSGPINPAGAESSANGTITFAGYHTVSLNTSVPLDPGQNFSVVVKFTTPGYSFPVAVEYPQEEYSSKARANPGESFFSPDGENWIDTALAAENMNVCIKAFTNRSEAAEAAFTANVTSGPTPLTVEFIDASLLSPTAWYWDFGDGNTSADRFPIHKYTEAGKYNVTLHVENEYGNSTLEKTEWISVTNSSILYVDDDEHADFASIQAAVDAASPGATIIVRNGTYTENVDVDRAVTILSESGPEYTEVRAVNPKDSVFFVTADSVNISGFSVRGASELVSPYSYPTGGIWLYEVRDCNISGNVLSNNYCGLYVTVSENCTMERNRAESNNYGIYISSSEGNTLRNNSMENNSYNFAFPKASTEQDIDESNTVEGKPIYYLANESNLVLDYGSNAGTVYCINCQNMTIRDLNLSGNNYGLYFYNTMDSHVENTSSSDNRYGFYISSSSGLNFTDNNASSNSYGLYISGSEWDSLAGNRMSENTYNFRISGNCTSQNIPEIESSNLLNGKPLYILSGVSDHVLNAGSGAGSVCLLNCQNVTVRDLVFRNESYGIYLYGAERTELKNNTFFNNTYGVYFEDSENSTVQESEFSGNSYGIYLTACSGNSLTDNNLTGNKEHGIYLYEARYNTINGNNASGGHTGILADCSNNNTFVENNVSGSDLGLELFDSDYNVLTANNANSNNESGISLTISQHNILSRNIVLENTRGITLEGWTGEFLTSDNVLFANTVSNNSEFGLWLTAAINNTVYGNSFNNTKNVKDTGNNVWNTTTGNYWSDYTGSDSDSNGIGDTPYVINTVTGSKDYLPVCREPGVPLTLTVGSGPGTFSSIQAAVDAAWDGDTLLVNPGTYEENVQVTRSVNIISSSGNPEDTIVRAAVPEENVFNVTANSVNISGFTVSGASEGHAAGIYLEGVSGCSISENILSDNYQGAWLYESENCTLSENTVTGGEFGLHLDNSGNSSVNDNSISSVSTCGLWLNRASGNEVSGNELQDNGYGIAVRGLSDGNRLYNNTISGSERFGFWLSASEANILRNNSMQDNTFNFMDDVYYRNENLIPNDIDTSNLVDGKTIYYLTGESDKVLDSSSNAGTVYMIGCENVTVRDLVLEKNGYGVFLAESSNSTLYNLTVFGNNNGIIGRDGIDCNYSNNNVKNNSCGIDLIDGKDNYLNNNIISENMYGLMLSSDSSVLRNNLLSDNEYSFGASPYTGQGTCDIDTSNLVNGKPIYYLKGESDRVLDTSSNAGTVYLFDCENITVRDQVLEHNIYGLFLYNTTNSSLENNVISLNDEGIYLYISDTNILRDNNLSDNYCGLELDDSGNNSIYNNLFRNMDNIFLRGECDGNIWNVSRTDGPNILGGPYIGGNCWAAPGGTGFSETTPDADGDGFCDTSYEIPNSDNEFDSLPLYMPPEAGDDGEEEKEENSGRNGSSRRRSALFGGVSGTSSANVLTTGVSRQQVLAGQQAEFTFSEPGCSVTGISFVSGTGAGTVTGKVEVLRGLPSTVLESPEGEIYQYMNIVIGSQFFGELDTFKSAVIEFKVPRSWVEENNIDEASLTLNRYHDNAWTLLPTEKTGEDDKFLYFRAETPGFSYYSITGEKKASVTITPATGPETEAQQVTGDEVPNTDSGETKIIPGFGPAIMATGMVSALRLLKKKS; encoded by the coding sequence ATGGTAAAAAAACATAATTGTTTTTTCTTTCTTGCTTTGACATGCCTTCTGCTAGGGCAGGCAACAGCAGTTTCAGAAAATCTGACTTCCATAGAAAACGGATCCGTTACATCAGGAAATAATACATCAATAATAGTTGAAAGTAATGTCTTAAGTACATTTGAAAATAATAATTCCAATTACTATGAAAATGACGAATCTGTTCCACCTGAAAATCATTCTTCTAAACTTTTTTCCCTTGCTCCTTTGAATCCTGAGTTTGAGGAGTATCTGGAAAATGAAGGGCTAGATGAGAACCGAATACTCCTTACCTCAAATGAGGTTTCTGAAGAAGAGGCCGAAAATTTTGCTACAGGCCTCACTCCTGCCCCCGTAGACCTCACACACCTGAAAACTGTTGAGAATCTGGCAGGCGAGGGCAGCTATCCAGTTTCTTACGACCTCCGGGCTCTAGGGCGCGTGACTCCCATCCGGGACCAGATGGATGCAGGAAGCTGCTGGGCATTCGGAGCCTGTGCAGCCCTGGAATCTTACATTCTCGGAACAGAGGGAAAAAGTATGGACTTCTCCGAGAACAATATAAAGAACCTGCTTTCAGAGGATTATCCTGAAGGTTTTGACCGCACTTATGACGATGGCGGAAATGCTCTTATGACCACGGCTTACTTTACCCGCCGGAGTGGCCCGGTAAGTGAAACCGATGACCCCTATGACTCTCACTCAGGAATATCCCGGACAGACCTTCCTTCCTTAAAACGGATACAGGAAGTTCTTTTCATTCCGGCAAGAAGCGGACCGGAAGATAACGACCTGATCAAATGGGCCCTGATGAATTACGGGGTGGTTGGCTCTGCGATTTACTATTCTCCCGATGCTTATGACGCTACCAACTTCACATATTATTACCCTGGGTCGAACAGTGAAAACCATCTGATAGGCATCGCAGGCTGGGATGATTCGTTTGACAGAAACAGGTTTACTCCTGCAGCTCCCGGGGATGGGGCATTCATTATCAAAAATTCCTGGAGTACAAGCTGGGGAGAAGAAGGCTTTTTCTATATCTCTTATTACGATACTGCCATAGGGAGCATAAACAACGTTCAGACTACCGAAGACCTGAGTTCTTATTCCCATGTATACCAGTATGATCCACTTGGCTGGGTCGAAAATATCGGGGCCTCAGGAAGCAGCACAGCCTGGGCAGCCAACATTTTCACAGCCGAAAAAGCCGAAACCCTTGAAACCGTGAGTTTCTATACTACTGCAACCAGTACGGAGTACGAAGTATACATCTACACAGATCCGGTTTCCGGACCCATAAATCCTGCAGGGGCAGAAAGTTCTGCCAATGGGACAATTACCTTTGCAGGCTACCATACGGTTTCCCTGAATACCTCAGTTCCTCTTGATCCCGGGCAGAACTTTTCAGTAGTTGTAAAGTTTACTACTCCCGGGTACTCTTTCCCTGTGGCGGTCGAATACCCGCAGGAAGAGTACAGCAGCAAAGCCAGGGCAAACCCCGGAGAGAGCTTTTTCAGCCCTGACGGGGAGAACTGGATAGATACTGCTCTTGCTGCAGAAAACATGAACGTTTGCATCAAAGCCTTCACAAACAGGAGTGAAGCTGCAGAAGCTGCCTTCACGGCCAATGTTACCTCGGGCCCTACTCCCCTCACAGTAGAGTTTATTGATGCAAGTCTCCTTTCCCCAACTGCATGGTACTGGGATTTTGGAGACGGAAACACTTCCGCCGACCGTTTCCCTATTCATAAATATACAGAAGCCGGGAAGTATAATGTCACACTCCATGTGGAAAATGAATATGGAAACAGTACTCTTGAAAAAACAGAATGGATTAGTGTAACTAACTCTTCCATACTCTACGTGGACGATGACGAGCATGCGGATTTCGCTTCCATCCAGGCTGCAGTTGACGCCGCTTCTCCAGGCGCCACAATCATTGTCCGCAACGGCACATACACTGAAAACGTGGATGTGGACAGGGCAGTTACAATCCTTTCGGAATCCGGGCCCGAGTACACGGAAGTAAGAGCGGTAAACCCGAAAGATTCGGTGTTCTTCGTAACTGCTGATTCGGTTAACATCTCAGGCTTTTCCGTAAGAGGAGCATCAGAACTTGTATCTCCTTACTCCTACCCCACTGGCGGGATCTGGCTCTATGAGGTCAGAGACTGCAACATAAGCGGAAACGTGCTTTCAAACAACTACTGCGGGCTTTATGTCACTGTTTCAGAAAACTGTACCATGGAAAGGAATAGAGCCGAATCCAATAATTACGGGATATATATATCCTCATCGGAAGGGAATACTCTTAGAAACAACAGCATGGAAAACAACTCTTACAACTTTGCGTTTCCAAAAGCTTCGACAGAACAGGATATTGATGAAAGCAATACCGTGGAAGGCAAACCAATTTACTATCTCGCAAATGAAAGCAACCTTGTCCTTGATTATGGTTCGAATGCCGGAACGGTGTACTGTATCAACTGTCAGAACATGACGATCCGTGACCTTAATCTTTCTGGAAATAACTATGGACTGTACTTTTATAACACAATGGATTCCCATGTTGAAAACACCAGTTCGTCAGATAACCGGTATGGGTTCTACATCAGTAGTTCCTCCGGCCTGAACTTCACGGACAACAATGCAAGTTCAAACTCCTACGGGCTTTATATTTCAGGCTCGGAATGGGACTCACTTGCAGGCAATAGAATGAGTGAGAACACGTACAACTTTAGAATTTCAGGAAATTGTACCTCGCAGAACATTCCTGAGATAGAATCAAGCAACCTTCTTAATGGAAAGCCTCTGTACATCCTTTCCGGAGTTTCTGACCATGTCCTGAATGCCGGGTCAGGTGCGGGTTCCGTTTGTTTGCTTAACTGCCAGAACGTAACAGTCCGGGACCTTGTATTCCGGAACGAATCTTACGGGATCTACCTTTACGGGGCAGAACGGACAGAACTCAAGAACAATACGTTCTTCAACAACACATACGGAGTATACTTCGAGGATTCGGAAAACAGCACGGTACAGGAAAGTGAGTTTTCAGGCAACTCATATGGGATTTACCTGACGGCCTGTTCAGGAAATTCCCTGACAGACAACAACCTGACCGGAAATAAGGAACACGGCATATATCTTTACGAAGCCCGGTATAACACCATAAACGGCAATAATGCTTCTGGTGGACACACCGGAATTCTGGCGGACTGCTCGAACAATAATACCTTTGTGGAAAATAACGTTTCGGGTAGTGATCTCGGGCTCGAGCTGTTTGATTCGGATTACAACGTCCTGACAGCAAACAATGCAAATTCGAACAATGAAAGCGGAATTAGCCTGACCATAAGCCAGCACAACATACTTTCACGAAATATAGTCTTGGAAAATACCCGAGGTATTACTCTTGAAGGCTGGACAGGGGAATTTTTAACGTCCGACAATGTACTGTTTGCAAATACGGTTTCAAATAACTCTGAATTCGGGCTCTGGCTTACTGCAGCTATAAACAATACCGTTTACGGTAACTCGTTCAATAATACAAAGAACGTTAAGGACACAGGCAATAACGTCTGGAATACCACCACAGGTAACTACTGGAGCGATTATACGGGTTCTGACTCTGACAGCAACGGGATAGGAGATACTCCTTATGTTATCAATACTGTCACAGGAAGTAAAGACTACCTCCCTGTCTGCAGAGAACCGGGCGTTCCGCTTACGCTCACAGTTGGTTCCGGGCCCGGGACTTTTTCCTCAATTCAGGCGGCCGTAGATGCTGCATGGGATGGGGACACGCTTCTTGTAAACCCCGGGACTTATGAAGAAAACGTGCAGGTGACCAGGTCCGTAAACATCATTTCTTCCTCAGGGAACCCTGAAGACACCATTGTCCGTGCAGCTGTCCCTGAAGAAAATGTTTTCAATGTGACTGCCAATTCCGTAAACATCAGCGGGTTCACCGTATCCGGGGCTTCGGAAGGACATGCTGCAGGAATCTATCTGGAAGGAGTATCCGGCTGCAGTATAAGTGAAAATATCCTTTCCGACAATTATCAAGGAGCCTGGTTATATGAGTCTGAAAACTGCACCCTTTCCGAAAACACCGTTACCGGAGGAGAATTCGGGCTCCACCTTGATAATTCCGGCAATAGCTCTGTAAACGATAACAGCATAAGTTCGGTTTCTACCTGCGGGCTCTGGCTGAACAGAGCATCAGGAAACGAGGTATCAGGAAACGAATTGCAGGACAACGGATACGGAATTGCTGTTAGGGGCCTGAGTGACGGAAACAGGCTGTATAACAACACCATAAGCGGAAGTGAACGGTTCGGGTTCTGGCTTTCGGCCTCGGAAGCAAATATCCTGAGAAATAATTCAATGCAGGATAACACTTTCAATTTCATGGATGATGTATATTACCGGAATGAAAACCTGATTCCAAACGATATAGATACCAGCAACCTGGTGGATGGAAAAACCATTTATTACCTTACAGGAGAATCCGATAAAGTGCTCGATTCTTCTTCAAATGCCGGTACAGTCTACATGATAGGCTGTGAAAACGTAACTGTCAGGGATCTTGTGCTCGAAAAGAACGGGTACGGGGTTTTTCTTGCGGAATCCTCCAATTCTACCCTGTATAACCTCACCGTATTCGGGAACAATAACGGGATTATAGGGAGGGACGGCATTGACTGCAACTACTCAAACAACAATGTGAAGAATAACAGTTGCGGAATCGATCTTATTGATGGGAAAGATAACTACCTGAATAATAACATAATCTCAGAAAACATGTATGGGCTAATGCTCTCTTCCGATTCCAGCGTCCTGAGAAACAATCTTCTTTCAGACAACGAGTACAGCTTTGGAGCTTCTCCTTACACCGGACAGGGGACCTGTGATATAGACACCAGTAACCTCGTGAACGGGAAGCCAATTTATTACCTTAAAGGGGAATCTGATAGAGTACTCGATACCTCTTCAAATGCAGGAACTGTGTACCTTTTTGATTGTGAGAATATAACAGTCCGGGACCAGGTACTTGAGCATAACATATACGGACTTTTCCTTTACAACACGACAAATTCGAGCCTGGAGAATAACGTAATTAGCCTCAATGACGAAGGTATTTACCTTTATATTTCCGATACCAATATCCTGCGTGACAACAACCTGTCAGACAATTATTGTGGGCTGGAACTCGATGATTCCGGGAATAACAGCATTTACAACAACCTGTTCAGGAACATGGATAATATTTTCCTCCGGGGAGAATGCGACGGAAATATCTGGAACGTCAGCAGAACCGATGGACCAAACATTCTGGGAGGTCCCTATATAGGAGGGAACTGCTGGGCAGCACCTGGCGGAACAGGCTTTTCCGAAACCACTCCGGATGCCGATGGAGACGGTTTCTGTGATACGTCTTACGAAATTCCGAACTCCGACAATGAGTTTGACAGCCTTCCCCTGTACATGCCTCCCGAAGCAGGGGATGACGGAGAAGAAGAGAAAGAAGAGAACAGCGGAAGAAATGGAAGCAGCAGGAGGCGTTCAGCTCTTTTCGGAGGAGTTTCGGGAACGTCTTCTGCCAACGTCCTGACAACGGGCGTTTCCAGACAGCAGGTTCTTGCAGGACAGCAGGCAGAGTTTACCTTCAGCGAACCCGGATGCAGTGTTACGGGAATTAGCTTTGTTTCAGGGACAGGTGCAGGGACAGTAACCGGAAAAGTTGAAGTCCTGAGAGGTCTCCCGAGTACCGTTCTTGAAAGCCCTGAAGGTGAGATCTACCAGTACATGAACATAGTTATCGGAAGCCAGTTCTTCGGAGAATTGGATACGTTTAAGAGTGCAGTGATCGAATTTAAGGTTCCCCGCAGCTGGGTGGAAGAAAACAATATTGATGAAGCCAGCTTGACCCTGAACCGTTACCACGACAACGCCTGGACCTTACTTCCGACTGAAAAAACCGGGGAAGATGATAAATTTCTCTATTTCAGAGCCGAAACTCCTGGCTTTTCCTACTACTCGATTACAGGAGAAAAGAAAGCTTCTGTTACGATAACGCCAGCAACCGGACCTGAAACCGAAGCACAGCAAGTAACCGGGGACGAAGTTCCGAATACAGACTCCGGAGAAACCAAGATAATTCCGGGTTTCGGTCCTGCCATTATGGCAACTGGAATGGTTTCTGCTTTGCGCCTGTTAAAAAAGAAATCATGA